Proteins co-encoded in one Meiothermus sp. genomic window:
- the aroA gene encoding 3-phosphoshikimate 1-carboxyvinyltransferase: MERLISPTPSLKGTLRVPGDKSVTHRGLMLGTLAQGESTLYYPLKAGDTLSTAQVMRQLGAEITEQGEHFHIKGVGLRLKEPGDVLDCGNAGTLMRLVAGLLSGQEIFAVLTGDASLRRRPMGRVTLPLRQMGARIEGRENGRLAPLAIRGGGLRGIHYELPVASAQVKSALLLAGLFAEEDTEVLEPAPTRDHTERVFRHYGLPIEVEGRLIRTRRAEPFAAKDLTVPGDFSSAAFFIVAALITPDSEVTLEGVGLNPTRTGLLTVLKEMGADLSWEVTEGQDGEPVGWIRARSSQLRGVAVDPQLIPLMVDEVPILAAAAAWAEGETYIPGLEELRVKESDRVAAIAKNLQNLGVPVEVGPDWLRIRGGRVAGGGLVEPFHDHRIAMAFAVCGLPKGVTVQDAEWASISFPSFWEDLERLAGNK; this comes from the coding sequence ATGGAACGGCTCATCTCCCCCACCCCCTCCCTCAAGGGCACCCTTCGCGTTCCCGGCGACAAGTCGGTCACCCACCGCGGCCTTATGCTGGGCACGCTGGCCCAGGGCGAAAGCACCCTCTACTACCCGCTTAAGGCCGGCGACACCCTCTCCACCGCGCAGGTGATGCGCCAGCTTGGGGCCGAAATTACCGAGCAGGGCGAGCATTTTCACATCAAGGGGGTGGGCCTTCGGCTCAAAGAACCCGGCGACGTGCTCGACTGCGGCAACGCCGGCACCCTGATGCGGCTGGTGGCGGGGCTTTTGTCGGGGCAGGAAATTTTCGCGGTGCTCACTGGCGATGCCTCGCTCCGGCGGCGGCCCATGGGCCGGGTGACCCTCCCCTTGCGGCAGATGGGTGCCCGCATCGAAGGCCGCGAGAACGGCAGGCTGGCCCCCTTAGCTATCCGGGGCGGCGGGCTGCGGGGCATCCACTACGAGCTGCCGGTAGCCAGCGCCCAGGTCAAGAGTGCCCTTCTGCTGGCGGGGCTTTTTGCCGAAGAAGACACCGAGGTGCTGGAGCCGGCCCCCACCCGCGACCACACCGAGCGGGTCTTCAGGCACTACGGCCTGCCGATCGAGGTGGAAGGACGCCTGATTCGCACCCGCCGGGCCGAACCCTTCGCCGCCAAAGATCTGACCGTACCCGGCGACTTTAGCAGCGCGGCCTTTTTTATTGTGGCTGCCCTGATCACCCCCGATTCCGAGGTGACCTTGGAGGGTGTGGGCCTCAACCCCACCCGCACCGGGCTGCTCACGGTGCTCAAAGAGATGGGGGCCGACCTGAGCTGGGAAGTGACCGAGGGGCAGGACGGCGAGCCGGTGGGCTGGATCCGGGCCCGTTCCTCCCAGCTCCGGGGTGTGGCGGTAGACCCCCAACTCATCCCACTAATGGTGGACGAGGTGCCCATCCTGGCGGCGGCGGCGGCCTGGGCCGAGGGCGAGACCTATATTCCGGGCCTCGAGGAGCTGCGGGTCAAGGAGTCCGACCGGGTGGCGGCCATCGCCAAAAACCTGCAAAACCTGGGCGTGCCGGTCGAGGTAGGCCCCGACTGGCTGCGGATTCGCGGCGGCCGCGTGGCGGGGGGCGGCCTGGTTGAACCCTTCCACGACCACCGCATCGCCATGGCCTTTGCGGTCTGCGGCCTACCCAAAGGGGTCACAGTGCAGGATGCCGAGTGGGCCAGCATCAGCTTCCCGAGCTTCTGGGAAGATTTAGAACGACTCGCAGGTAACAAGTAA
- the cmk gene encoding (d)CMP kinase — protein sequence MTEIITIDGPSASGKTSVAKLVAQRLGIPYISSGLLYRAVALMCLLENVSAEEIETRLAKHRLELQPTATQNLVFLDGHEVSEALHSLEVDQVVSAVAVRPAIREYVNQVLRQIPPPFVVDGRDMGSTVFPQARYKFYLTANPEVRAQRRVPERGAAFDTVLAEIIRRDEADKRQSAPAKDAIILDTSYLDLDGVVQRVLEHITPPSGASSTTPS from the coding sequence ATGACTGAGATCATCACCATAGACGGCCCCTCCGCCTCGGGCAAAACCAGCGTGGCCAAACTGGTGGCCCAGCGTCTGGGCATTCCCTACATCTCCAGCGGCCTGCTGTACCGGGCGGTGGCCCTGATGTGCTTGCTCGAGAACGTTTCTGCCGAGGAGATAGAGACGCGCTTGGCAAAGCACCGCCTCGAGCTCCAGCCCACTGCCACCCAGAACCTGGTTTTTCTGGACGGCCACGAGGTGAGCGAGGCCTTGCACAGCCTCGAGGTAGACCAGGTTGTTTCGGCGGTAGCCGTGCGCCCCGCCATCCGGGAATACGTCAACCAGGTGCTGCGCCAGATTCCGCCCCCTTTCGTGGTGGACGGGCGCGACATGGGCAGCACGGTGTTTCCCCAGGCCCGCTACAAGTTCTATCTCACCGCCAACCCCGAGGTACGGGCCCAGCGCCGCGTCCCCGAGCGGGGCGCCGCCTTCGACACGGTGCTGGCCGAAATCATCCGGCGCGACGAGGCCGACAAACGCCAGAGCGCCCCGGCCAAGGATGCCATTATCCTGGACACCAGCTACCTCGACCTCGACGGGGTGGTGCAAAGGGTGCTCGAGCACATCACCCCGCCGTCCGGGGCATCTAGCACTACCCCGTCCTGA
- a CDS encoding 2-oxo acid dehydrogenase subunit E2, whose translation MAELKLPDLGDNVTSAVVVGVLIKEGDTIAAGQPVLELETDKAVMEAPASEGGTVSKVLVKPGDEVKSGQVIAVLGDAASSAEKQELKKEPERKEEKAAPAPAPSPAPAATPSAPAAAPRPPVPPAPAGQRRLIPAAPSVRRLAREMGINLLEVVGSGPAYRISENDLKRFAAGEAPAVSAPQPSSTPAPALPDFSKFGPVRREAMSGVRRATVRSMAQAWSTIPMVTQFDKADITEMEALRKRMAPRAEQRGAKVTMTAILLKIAAAALKQFPKFNASIDTATNEIIYKDYIHIGVAVDTPTGLLVPVVRDVDKKGVIALAKELGEIAAKARDRKLTPEEMQGATFTISNLGGIGGTGFTPIVNWPEVAIMGVSRSSMEPVWNAEKGTFEPRNMMPFSLSYDHRLIDGADAARFCRFVAELLEDPFLLGFEG comes from the coding sequence ATGGCTGAATTGAAACTACCCGATCTGGGCGATAACGTAACCTCCGCTGTGGTGGTGGGGGTGCTGATCAAAGAAGGCGATACCATTGCGGCAGGCCAGCCGGTGTTGGAGCTGGAAACCGATAAAGCCGTGATGGAAGCCCCTGCTTCCGAGGGCGGCACGGTTTCCAAGGTTTTGGTCAAACCCGGCGACGAGGTTAAGAGCGGACAGGTAATTGCGGTGCTGGGGGATGCCGCCTCCAGCGCAGAGAAGCAGGAACTCAAAAAGGAGCCGGAACGCAAAGAGGAAAAAGCCGCGCCAGCGCCTGCCCCCTCACCAGCACCCGCAGCCACCCCATCCGCTCCTGCGGCGGCGCCCCGCCCGCCGGTTCCGCCGGCACCGGCGGGCCAGCGCAGGCTGATTCCGGCGGCCCCCAGCGTGCGCAGGCTGGCGCGGGAGATGGGCATTAACCTGCTGGAAGTGGTGGGCAGCGGCCCGGCCTACCGCATCTCGGAAAACGATCTCAAGCGTTTTGCGGCGGGGGAAGCTCCGGCGGTTTCGGCGCCACAGCCCTCCAGCACACCTGCGCCTGCCCTGCCCGATTTCAGCAAGTTTGGCCCGGTGCGCCGCGAGGCCATGTCGGGGGTTCGCCGGGCCACCGTGCGTAGCATGGCCCAGGCCTGGAGCACCATCCCCATGGTTACCCAGTTCGACAAGGCCGACATCACCGAGATGGAGGCCCTGCGCAAGCGGATGGCCCCCAGGGCCGAGCAACGGGGGGCCAAGGTCACCATGACCGCCATCCTGCTTAAAATAGCTGCGGCGGCCCTCAAGCAGTTCCCCAAGTTCAACGCCTCGATTGATACGGCTACCAACGAGATAATCTACAAAGATTACATCCACATCGGAGTGGCGGTGGACACCCCCACGGGCCTGCTGGTGCCGGTGGTGCGCGACGTGGACAAGAAGGGGGTGATAGCCCTGGCTAAAGAGCTGGGCGAGATTGCCGCCAAAGCCCGCGACCGCAAGCTGACCCCGGAGGAGATGCAAGGGGCTACCTTTACCATCTCCAACCTGGGCGGTATTGGTGGCACGGGCTTTACCCCCATTGTTAACTGGCCTGAGGTGGCTATTATGGGTGTCTCGCGCAGCAGCATGGAGCCGGTGTGGAATGCTGAGAAAGGCACTTTTGAACCGCGCAACATGATGCCCTTCTCGCTTTCCTACGACCACCGCCTGATTGACGGGGCCGACGCGGCCCGCTTCTGCCGCTTTGTGGCCGAGCTGCTGGAGGATCCCTTCTTGCTGGGGTTTGAAGGATAG
- the aceE gene encoding pyruvate dehydrogenase (acetyl-transferring), homodimeric type, which translates to MVEDRELIAARAGLSAEEQIRLEDLENQEWRESLEYVLRTAGRDRVAQLMEMLENYAYRNGVVIHDKVNTPYVNTISVEHQPPYPGDLELEQRIANILRWNTIAIVQQANKKSDGIGGHIATYASIAELMEMGFNHFFRGHDSPDRDLVFYQGHMSPGIYARSYLEGRLTEDDLGKFRRELLGGPGRGLSSYPHPWLMPDYWEFPTVSMGLGPLQAIYQARFMRYLEDRGLKPKTNAKVWAFLGDGEQDEVETLGALRVAASEELDNLIFVINANLQRLDGPVRGNSKVIQELESVYRGNGWNVIKVVWGSAWDELFAKDTEGVLLERMEQLVDGESQRYAAYGGKELREKFFNTPALKKLIEGLSDEDLDRLTLSRGGHDNRKIYAAYKAAMEHRGSPTVIIARTVKGYCLGPTAQAKNVAHQVKKLTLEDLREARDHLGIPIPDEELEKTPFYHPGKDSPEVRYMLERRKALGGLIPERRVREYRLKTPDLAFFEEFLAGSGGREISTTMAFVRMLTKLVRHPEVGKYIVPIVPDEARTFGMEGVISTVGIYSPKGQLYTPVDAGTVTVYRESETGQLLQEGINEAGAMSSFIAAGTAYAHHGIPTIPFYIYYSMFGLQRVGDLVWAAGDQRTKGFLLGATAGRTTLNGEGLQHEDGHSHVLALPVPNMPAYDPAFAYELAVILQDGMKRMYQDGEDIFYYITLMNENYVQPAMPEPREETRQGILKGLYLFKKSELKKPKARVQLLGSGTILNEVIKAAEMLERDYGIAADVWSATSYKALYYDAIEVARHNRLNPGSKARLPYVAQCLNPTEGPIVAASDYMKVLPAMVSGFLNRPIHSLGTDGFGRSETREALRDFFEVDARHVLITALSALRGEGKVSASTFTEAIKKLGIDPKREHPHKR; encoded by the coding sequence ATGGTTGAAGACCGCGAACTGATTGCCGCCCGTGCCGGGCTATCTGCCGAAGAGCAGATCAGGCTAGAAGACCTCGAGAACCAGGAGTGGCGCGAGAGCCTCGAGTACGTCCTGCGCACTGCCGGACGCGACCGGGTGGCGCAGCTCATGGAGATGCTCGAGAACTACGCCTACCGCAACGGGGTGGTCATCCACGACAAGGTCAACACCCCCTACGTGAACACCATCTCGGTGGAGCACCAGCCCCCCTATCCGGGCGACCTCGAGCTCGAGCAGCGCATCGCCAACATCCTGCGCTGGAACACCATCGCCATCGTGCAGCAGGCCAACAAAAAATCCGACGGTATCGGCGGGCATATCGCCACCTACGCCAGCATTGCCGAGCTGATGGAGATGGGCTTCAACCACTTTTTCCGCGGGCACGATAGCCCCGACCGCGATCTGGTCTTCTACCAGGGGCACATGTCGCCGGGCATCTATGCCCGCAGCTACCTGGAGGGCCGCCTGACCGAGGACGACCTGGGCAAGTTCCGCCGTGAGCTTTTGGGTGGGCCGGGCCGGGGCCTTTCCAGCTACCCCCACCCCTGGCTGATGCCCGACTACTGGGAGTTTCCCACCGTCAGCATGGGGCTGGGGCCCCTGCAGGCCATCTACCAGGCCCGCTTCATGCGCTACCTGGAAGACCGGGGCCTCAAGCCAAAAACCAACGCCAAGGTCTGGGCTTTTCTGGGCGATGGCGAGCAGGACGAGGTCGAAACCCTGGGGGCTTTGCGGGTGGCTGCGAGCGAGGAACTCGACAACCTGATCTTCGTGATCAACGCCAACCTGCAGCGCCTCGACGGGCCGGTGCGGGGTAACTCCAAGGTGATCCAGGAGCTCGAGAGCGTCTACCGGGGCAACGGCTGGAACGTGATCAAGGTGGTCTGGGGCAGCGCCTGGGACGAGCTGTTCGCCAAAGATACCGAAGGTGTGCTGCTCGAGCGCATGGAGCAGCTCGTGGACGGCGAGAGCCAGCGCTACGCGGCCTACGGCGGCAAGGAGCTGCGCGAGAAGTTCTTTAACACCCCCGCCCTCAAAAAACTGATTGAGGGCCTGAGCGACGAAGACCTCGACCGCCTGACCCTTTCGCGCGGGGGCCACGACAACCGCAAGATCTACGCTGCCTATAAAGCCGCTATGGAGCACCGCGGCTCACCCACCGTCATCATCGCCCGCACGGTTAAGGGCTACTGCCTGGGCCCCACCGCCCAGGCCAAGAACGTGGCCCACCAGGTCAAGAAGCTCACCCTGGAAGACCTGCGGGAGGCGCGGGATCACCTGGGTATTCCCATCCCCGACGAAGAGCTGGAGAAAACCCCCTTCTACCACCCCGGCAAAGACTCGCCGGAGGTCAGGTACATGCTCGAGCGCCGTAAAGCCCTGGGCGGCCTGATTCCCGAGCGGCGGGTGCGCGAATACCGGCTCAAAACCCCCGATCTGGCCTTCTTCGAGGAGTTCCTGGCAGGCTCCGGCGGGCGCGAAATCTCCACCACCATGGCCTTCGTGCGGATGCTGACCAAGCTGGTGCGCCACCCCGAGGTGGGCAAATACATCGTGCCCATCGTGCCCGACGAGGCCCGTACCTTTGGCATGGAAGGGGTGATCAGCACGGTGGGCATCTACTCGCCCAAGGGCCAGCTCTACACCCCGGTGGACGCCGGCACCGTGACCGTCTACCGTGAGTCCGAGACCGGCCAACTGCTGCAGGAGGGCATCAACGAGGCCGGGGCCATGAGCAGCTTCATCGCCGCCGGAACCGCCTACGCCCACCACGGCATTCCCACCATTCCCTTTTACATCTACTACTCGATGTTTGGCCTCCAGCGGGTGGGTGATCTGGTCTGGGCTGCCGGCGACCAGCGCACCAAGGGCTTTTTGCTAGGGGCTACGGCGGGCCGCACCACCCTGAACGGCGAGGGTCTGCAACACGAAGACGGCCACTCTCACGTGCTGGCCCTGCCGGTGCCCAACATGCCGGCCTACGACCCGGCCTTTGCCTACGAGCTGGCGGTGATCCTGCAGGATGGGATGAAACGCATGTACCAGGACGGTGAGGACATCTTCTACTACATCACCCTGATGAACGAGAACTATGTCCAGCCGGCCATGCCCGAGCCGCGCGAGGAAACCCGCCAGGGCATCCTGAAGGGCCTGTATTTGTTCAAGAAAAGTGAGCTTAAGAAGCCCAAGGCCAGGGTGCAGCTCCTGGGCAGCGGCACCATCCTGAACGAGGTGATCAAAGCGGCGGAGATGCTCGAGCGCGACTACGGCATCGCGGCCGATGTCTGGAGTGCTACCAGCTACAAGGCCCTCTACTACGATGCCATCGAGGTGGCCCGCCACAACCGCCTTAACCCTGGTAGCAAAGCCAGGCTGCCCTATGTGGCCCAGTGCCTGAACCCCACCGAAGGCCCCATTGTGGCAGCCTCCGATTACATGAAGGTTCTGCCCGCAATGGTCTCAGGCTTCCTGAACCGCCCCATCCACAGTCTGGGCACCGACGGCTTCGGGCGCTCCGAGACCCGCGAAGCCTTGCGCGACTTCTTCGAAGTGGACGCCAGGCACGTACTGATAACAGCTCTTTCGGCGTTGCGCGGTGAGGGTAAGGTCAGCGCCAGTACCTTTACCGAAGCCATCAAGAAGCTCGGCATTGACCCCAAGCGGGAGCATCCGCACAAACGCTAA
- a CDS encoding FAD-linked oxidase C-terminal domain-containing protein: MSPALHELAQLFPPSRLLHKPGELTPYESDALTAFRARPLAVVLPESHEEVVAAVRWCARHRIPYVARGSGTSLSGGSLPIDGGLLIGLNRMNKLLRLDPQERIAVVEPGFINLQVSNAAAPYGLYYAPDPSSQPVSTIGGNLAFNSGGAHCLKYGMTSNHVLAAKVVLPDGETVVLGSESLENTGPDWLGLFVGSEGLLGIATEITLRLLPKPETYHTVLAAYDSLEKAGDAVAAVVASGLLPGAMEIMDSLAIEAAEAAVKAGYPREARALLIVELEGETPQVEAEARYLDEVIRRSGAYEVRVAQSAEERLKIWKGRKAAFSAVGRLSPDYIVQDGVVPRSRLGQALAEIERLSARYGLRVANVFHAGDGNLHPLILYNGRVAGEFERAEELAGEILRLCVALGGSITGEHGVGMEKKAYMPEMFSEADLAAMRRIRLALDPLELSNRGKMFPGGEAPALHQAGPHPLERAGVISRE, encoded by the coding sequence ATGAGCCCTGCTCTACACGAGCTAGCCCAGCTCTTCCCACCCAGTCGCCTGCTGCACAAACCCGGCGAACTGACCCCTTACGAGTCCGATGCCCTTACGGCCTTCCGGGCCCGGCCCCTGGCGGTGGTACTGCCCGAAAGCCACGAGGAGGTGGTGGCCGCGGTGCGCTGGTGTGCCAGGCACCGGATACCCTATGTGGCCCGTGGCTCCGGCACCAGCCTTTCGGGGGGCTCGCTACCGATTGATGGGGGGCTTTTGATTGGCCTCAACAGGATGAACAAACTGCTGCGGCTGGATCCACAGGAACGCATCGCGGTGGTAGAGCCGGGCTTTATCAACCTCCAGGTCTCAAACGCCGCCGCCCCCTATGGCCTTTACTACGCCCCCGACCCCTCCTCCCAGCCGGTCTCGACCATCGGGGGGAACCTGGCCTTTAACTCGGGCGGGGCCCACTGCCTCAAGTACGGCATGACCTCCAACCACGTGCTGGCGGCCAAGGTGGTGCTGCCCGACGGCGAGACCGTGGTGCTGGGCAGCGAGAGCCTGGAAAACACCGGCCCCGACTGGCTGGGCTTGTTCGTGGGCAGCGAGGGACTGCTGGGCATCGCCACCGAGATCACCCTGCGCCTTTTGCCCAAACCCGAGACCTATCACACCGTGCTGGCCGCCTACGACTCGCTGGAGAAAGCCGGCGACGCGGTGGCCGCAGTGGTGGCCTCCGGGCTTTTGCCCGGCGCGATGGAGATTATGGACTCGCTGGCGATCGAAGCCGCCGAGGCCGCGGTCAAAGCCGGTTATCCAAGGGAGGCCCGGGCCCTGTTGATCGTGGAGCTCGAGGGCGAAACCCCCCAGGTGGAGGCCGAGGCCCGCTACCTGGACGAAGTCATCCGGCGCTCGGGGGCCTACGAGGTGCGGGTGGCCCAGAGCGCCGAGGAGCGCCTGAAAATCTGGAAAGGGCGCAAGGCCGCCTTCTCGGCGGTGGGGCGGCTCTCGCCCGACTACATCGTGCAGGACGGGGTGGTTCCCCGCTCCCGGCTGGGCCAGGCCCTGGCCGAGATCGAGCGGCTCTCCGCGCGGTATGGCCTGCGGGTCGCCAACGTCTTCCACGCCGGAGATGGCAACCTGCACCCCCTGATTCTCTACAACGGGCGGGTGGCCGGGGAGTTCGAGCGGGCCGAGGAGCTGGCGGGGGAGATCCTGCGCCTGTGCGTGGCCCTGGGCGGCTCCATCACCGGCGAGCACGGGGTGGGCATGGAGAAGAAAGCCTACATGCCCGAGATGTTCTCCGAGGCCGACCTGGCCGCCATGCGGCGCATCCGTCTGGCCCTCGATCCCCTCGAGCTTTCCAACCGCGGCAAGATGTTCCCCGGCGGCGAAGCCCCTGCGCTGCACCAGGCCGGGCCCCACCCCCTGGAGCGGGCCGGGGTTATCTCGAGGGAGTAG
- a CDS encoding FAD-binding protein — translation MTVLYPTSPAEVQEAIRAHSRVRARGGGSKPALSTPTEDQTVLEMRGLSGVKEYDPGEYVLVARAGTPLAEVERLLAQHGQYLPFDPPLVEQGATLGGTVAAGLSGPMRQRYGGVRDFILGVQFVDGTGQLVRAGGKVVKNAAGFDLPKLMVGSLGRLGLLTELAFKVFPYPKATATLRVAFPKLEAALEALYRLAGSSIELYALDLEPPATLALRLGGLPEALPARLERLTAFMGRAGDLLQGEAEARYWRDLNRLELGAGYLVKVAPSARQIPALEQALGSVPRRYMSAGNLLYLAWNDELAQLDTLLRSQNLSGLVLRGHTARPQIGIDLEQVFGQRVAAALDPQGRFSPTPPQ, via the coding sequence ATGACCGTGCTCTACCCCACCAGCCCCGCCGAGGTGCAGGAGGCCATCCGGGCCCACAGCCGGGTGCGGGCCAGGGGCGGCGGCAGCAAACCGGCCCTTTCCACGCCAACAGAAGACCAGACCGTTCTGGAGATGCGCGGCCTCTCGGGGGTGAAGGAGTACGACCCCGGCGAGTACGTGCTGGTAGCCCGGGCCGGAACCCCCCTGGCCGAGGTGGAGCGGCTTCTGGCCCAGCACGGGCAGTACCTGCCCTTCGACCCGCCCCTGGTGGAACAGGGGGCCACCCTGGGGGGCACGGTGGCCGCCGGGCTTTCCGGCCCCATGCGGCAGCGCTATGGGGGGGTGCGCGACTTCATCCTGGGGGTGCAGTTCGTGGACGGCACGGGCCAACTGGTGCGAGCAGGTGGCAAGGTTGTCAAGAACGCCGCTGGCTTCGACCTGCCCAAGCTGATGGTGGGCAGCCTGGGGCGGCTGGGCCTCCTCACTGAGCTGGCCTTCAAGGTCTTCCCCTACCCCAAAGCCACCGCCACCCTGCGGGTGGCCTTCCCCAAGCTGGAAGCGGCCCTCGAGGCCCTCTACCGGCTGGCGGGCTCGTCCATCGAGCTCTACGCCCTCGACCTCGAGCCCCCCGCCACCCTGGCCCTCCGCCTGGGGGGCCTGCCCGAAGCCCTTCCGGCCCGGCTGGAGCGGCTCACAGCCTTTATGGGCAGGGCCGGCGACCTCCTGCAAGGCGAGGCCGAAGCCCGGTACTGGCGCGACCTGAACCGGCTCGAGCTGGGCGCGGGTTATCTGGTTAAAGTAGCCCCCTCTGCCCGGCAGATCCCCGCCCTGGAACAGGCCCTGGGCAGTGTCCCCCGCCGGTACATGAGCGCAGGCAACCTGCTATACCTGGCCTGGAACGACGAGCTGGCCCAGTTGGATACCCTGTTACGATCTCAGAACTTATCTGGTCTGGTTCTGAGGGGCCACACCGCTCGCCCCCAGATTGGAATAGACTTGGAACAGGTCTTTGGTCAGCGGGTGGCCGCCGCCCTCGATCCTCAAGGCCGGTTCAGCCCTACTCCACCCCAGTAA
- the glcF gene encoding glycolate oxidase subunit GlcF, which translates to MQHKIDVEKLGPQGEIMAHAIEACVHCGFCLPACPTYQVLGEEMDSPRGRIFLMKEVLEGNLSMEEAQPYLDKCLGCQGCVTACPSGVPYGELIATYRGWSEPQRHRSPFQKLFRIGLQETLPYPSRFRAAATLGRLGKPIKPLLPPLLQAPLELLPDQLPKHQPLPELVPAEGERRARVAFLAGCAQQVLQPNFNHATLRVLARNGVEVVIPKGQGCCGALAMHTGERARALRFARTNLSAFAGEFDAILTNAAGCGSGLKEYPLLFHGEPEQAQASQMAAKVRDVSVFLVELGLKAVPPLKRPLKVAYHDACHLAHAQQVRAEPRQLLKSIPGLELVEIPEGELCCGSAGTYNLEQPEIAATLGERKARNILATGAELVVTGNIGCFTQIQSHLRKLGREIPVLHTLELLDRAYAQSPILPGR; encoded by the coding sequence ATGCAGCACAAGATTGACGTCGAAAAGCTCGGCCCCCAGGGTGAAATCATGGCCCACGCCATCGAGGCCTGCGTGCACTGTGGCTTCTGCCTGCCGGCCTGCCCCACCTACCAGGTGCTGGGCGAGGAGATGGACTCCCCCAGAGGGCGGATTTTTCTGATGAAAGAGGTGCTGGAGGGCAACCTGAGCATGGAGGAAGCCCAGCCCTACCTCGATAAGTGCCTGGGCTGCCAGGGCTGCGTGACGGCCTGCCCCAGCGGCGTGCCCTACGGCGAGCTCATCGCCACCTACCGGGGCTGGAGCGAGCCCCAGCGCCACCGCTCCCCTTTCCAGAAGCTCTTTCGCATCGGCCTTCAGGAGACCCTCCCCTACCCCTCGCGCTTCCGTGCTGCGGCCACCCTGGGCCGGCTGGGCAAGCCGATCAAGCCGCTGCTGCCGCCCCTGCTGCAAGCCCCGCTCGAGCTGCTCCCCGACCAACTGCCCAAACACCAGCCCCTGCCCGAGCTGGTTCCCGCCGAGGGCGAACGGCGGGCTCGAGTGGCCTTTCTGGCCGGCTGTGCCCAGCAGGTGTTGCAGCCCAACTTCAACCACGCCACCCTGCGGGTGCTGGCCCGCAACGGGGTGGAGGTGGTGATCCCCAAAGGCCAGGGCTGCTGCGGCGCGCTGGCGATGCACACCGGCGAGCGCGCGCGGGCCCTGCGCTTCGCCCGCACCAACCTCAGTGCCTTTGCCGGTGAGTTCGATGCCATCCTCACCAACGCCGCCGGCTGTGGCTCGGGCCTCAAGGAGTACCCCCTGCTCTTCCACGGGGAACCCGAGCAGGCCCAGGCCAGTCAGATGGCCGCCAAAGTCCGGGATGTCTCGGTTTTCCTGGTCGAGCTGGGCCTGAAAGCCGTGCCCCCGCTGAAGCGACCCCTCAAGGTGGCCTACCACGACGCCTGCCACCTGGCCCACGCCCAGCAGGTGCGGGCCGAGCCGCGCCAACTGCTGAAAAGCATTCCGGGCCTCGAGCTTGTGGAAATTCCCGAAGGCGAGCTGTGCTGTGGCTCGGCGGGTACCTACAACCTCGAGCAACCCGAAATCGCCGCCACCCTGGGCGAGCGCAAAGCCCGTAACATCCTGGCTACGGGGGCCGAGCTGGTGGTCACCGGCAACATCGGCTGCTTCACCCAGATCCAAAGCCACCTGCGCAAGCTGGGCCGGGAGATTCCGGTGCTACACACCCTCGAGCTGCTGGATCGGGCCTACGCCCAAAGCCCCATCCTTCCGGGCCGCTAA